Part of the Anopheles coluzzii chromosome 3, AcolN3, whole genome shotgun sequence genome is shown below.
cacactgccgaGCAGATCGGAACGTTTCCATGGTGCTAACACTACCACGCCTGCTGTTTGGTGTTTTACAAAAAAGGACTAAATTTTGTCActacttttcttcttcatccCCTGAGGTAGCTTATAAAGTTCAAAgtgttttatattaaaaagaaaagccaaCTTTAAATGCAttcatttttggttttgctctttcgaaaaaaaaaaactatttggcAGCACTATTGTTGTAtcagtgtgtgtttatgttttatctaGTACGTTAAGTTTGTAGTGGTTGGCAGTTTTtaggtgagtgtgtgtgtgtttttttgagaTAGTAGTTTGCATTCTCTGTAGTTGATAAGCCACCAACAAAGGGGGAAACTTAAATTAAcccaaaaaaaatgttaaatcaTTCCATTTCCTTCCGCTAAAGGGACACCTTCTTATGTAAAGGTGTGTACTAGCCGACTGTTAGAGCTTCCGAATTATCTCGCTAATCATGAAGAAAGGTACTTTGGGACTGAATGCATCCTGCAACAACCACTACATTCTTtgatggtgttgctgttgcttgggGATATCATACAATAATTCTTTTGTTGAAATTCCGTTTTGTCGCATTTCGCACCTTTGGTTCATCTCGTTCGTACGCGTATCCGCGTATTTGTTGCTCCAACAAACCAATCTTTTAATCTCTAAATTGCCCTTTTCCTCTCTTCCTTTGCTTACTAATATTGCGCCTCATGGTTTAGTaacatgtttttcttctcctttttttcttgctttagATTAAATGATGAATATTTCTTTTGATAATcacaatgtttttgttttcatttgctttctCCTTTCCGCTTTCTCTTGATTTgatttggtggtggtgatactTGCTCCTTTACATGAGATTGGGTTCTAGTAGGTCTCACCCCCTAATAGAACGGATCGACTACATCCCAGATCGTTACCATAACAACAGAGGTGTTTGTCTAGGATAAAATAGCAAGCAAACCCTATTTCTTTCtagtctctctttctcttcgctCTCTGCTCCGTTTTCTAAATGCTACTAGAAACTAGATTCGATATTTACTATCACTACCCAGCAGTGGTGGTGGCTAAAGACTACTACCTATCATTATCATCTCGACCCTATCATCATCCTCATAATCATCCTAATCGACCGATTATGTTATATAGTTGAGTGGTAGAAAAATTTGGCTATCATcagcattattattatgattggGATTATTATCTTTAGCGTGGTCGTTTACTCTATTTACTgctattcttctttttttttgtttttgctaaacaaaacaaataacaccACGAATTCACTATTTTTACACCCACTCCACTGTCTTTCGCTACATATAAACTCCCAGACACTAAATGGTAAAAACGTGCGCAGAGAGTGCAATTTTCAcaataattcaaataaattggtaataataataatctttTCGCTAATTTCACCCTTGGCCTCAAATTAACATGAACGTATTGATCGTCCCTTACCGGGGTTGGAACCCTACAACTTCTACTACCACCTATTTTCATAATCCATAGCCTTAAACAAGGTATACAGggagggttttccaggggttttCATAGTTGTgcgacacttccttgactcttacTTATAGGAAATGAACTTCATACGATGGAAATTGAATTCATCCTATTAGGACAGGCTCCTtagaaattcctattggatttgatCAACAAGAGTGCTATAGAGTGCAATTCCCATTATATTAAGTTCATTTCCAAGAAGAAAGAGTggataaagtgtcccacagttATGAGAACTCTtgaaaaaaccctgtaatgtaatcatcattatcatgGTATCATTTAATAGATGCAATGTGAGAAAATTTTCACACGACTTCTCCTTTCCTTCTTGTCTGTTAAATATTTCGCTTTTCTCTCTTATTTCACGTCTATTGTTCTACAgttgtattgtgtgtgtgtgtgttttttttcttcttctgtttgttgCTGTGCTTTTGCATACAATATGCGCTCCTGTGGACGGTATTGAGTTAGTTTGTACTGTTGAGATTATTATGCTCGATCGCAATTATTTCTGTTCCAATTGGATTCGCTTTTCTCTGGGGCTCTATCGCTGTGGCTGTGTTTGGGTTTGCTATACACCTATGTTTAATATACAGCCAGAATTCGCCTTTTAATCGTGGCATTGGCGGTGGTGTggttttgaaaacaaacaaaaatcaaaattaaataatagttgaattctgactgtgcATAAAAGTAGTAGACTAATCTTCTCCCCCTTTCTGCACTGTTGGTGCGCTCCTTAAACAAACGTTTTCTTAAAACTAATTGTCTATTGTTAGTGGTAAAATCTTCGATCCTTCGATTCCTCGAGCAGTGTTGAATGATTCCCGTTGGCAGATTATTACGGCgcatacatatatacatatgtCTATGTAGTATAAGGAAGCGCTAtattattgtttaattatttctcCATACCCCCCTTCTTTTGCGTCTTTGTTAGAAACTTCCCTCCCAGTTTTTCCTAcacatatatttttaaagcttgtttcatttttctataAAAGGATTCATTTGGTTTTTAGGGGAAGGGTGCAGACTCCCCGCCCCGATTCAGTTGTCTTCTGAAGCGACGCCGCCTCGATCCACCATGACATGCGTCTGTTCTGGTTGATCCGTCACCTTGCCACTGCACAGCTTCTCCTTCCCTTCGTCCTTGGCGTGCTATAAAATGGTCGTACTAGTGCTGCGAGCGTTCACGATCATCGTGCCGCCGCTCATGCCGAGCACCGATCCGGTCGGCGACTGGGGCGAACTTGGGCCGGCCATCGCACCGAGCGACGTCGTACAGTGGAGGGCCGTGGTGGGTGGCACCGTCCTACCAGCACCGGTGCCGCCGCCACCCGCAGCACCACCCGTCACGATCGTCGTCCCACCGATCGTGACGGTTTTGCTCTTCCCGAACCCAAACATTGGCACGTAGCGCAGCAGGCTGTTGTTGCTCTTGGTCACCTCCGTGTCGCGCTGCAGCAGCGGCTCGATCGGGTTGTACACGTTCAGATGGTTGGTGGAGGTGGTTTGCCGTTGCGTCGAGCTGGACCCACCAAAGGGTTGCCTTCTTGCCATCGCCGGTTCCTCCTCCACGTAATCGTCGAGCGGTGGCATCGGATTGACGGTGGTAAAGTCTGTCGCCACGTTCAGATCGTTCAGATTGATTGCTCGGGCGCGGTTGTGCGCCCGCTGAGCTCCTCCCGTCGACATGATGCTGACGTTGTTGTACCCATTGTTCAGATCGTTCATCGGTTGCGTGCCGACGAGCAGGTCGGCTGTCGGCTGCTGCGACTCATCCTTGTACTTGCGCAACCCGGGCAGCAGCTCGAACTGATCACTGCCCGTGTCCACCATCTCGACCGAGGCGAGCGGCACGTCCAGGCATGGGTTGAGCAGCCGCGGGTAGTTGGAGATAAACTCGGACACCTCCGAGGCGGAGGGTCGCTTCTTGTAGTCCTGGTTCCAGCACGCCTTCATCAAACCCTCGAGCTGTGGCTTAACGCCTGCCGGTATCGTGATCGTGTTGCCGTTCTTCAGATGCTCCAGCACCTGATTGTTGGTCAGCCCCTGGAACGGGAACGATCCGAACGTGATGATCTCGTACAGCAGCACCCCGTACGACCACACGTCCGAGGCGGGCGTGAAGATGCCCAGCCCGAGCGATTCCGGTGCCATCCAGCGCACCGGCAGCATGCCGCGCCGATTGAACCGGTAGTAATCGTTCTCGAACGTTGGCCGGGCCATGCCGAAGTCACCGAGCTTGACGACACGCTGCGCATTCACCATACAGTTCCGGCAGGCCACATCCCGGTGGACGTACTTCTGCTCGGCCAGGTAGGAGAGCGCCCGCGACACATCCAGCGCCATCATCGTGAGCCGCTTGTTCGAGATGTCCGAGTCTTCCGACTGCTTGCTATTCACCAGATGGCGACGGGCGAGCAGGTACGTCTTGAGATCACCGTACAGCATAAACTCCATCACCGTGTAGACCGGTTCCGACTGCAGGCACACACCGAGCAGCCGGACGATGTTGTTGTGATCGAAGCGCTTCATCGCCTCCGCCTCGGACAGAAAGTCCACCTTGTCCTCCGTGGTCGAGCCCACCTTGAGCGTCTTCACCGCGACCGCCGTCCATCCTTCGTCCCCGATCTGTGCCTCACCGCCGTACACCGTGCCGAAGGCACCCTCCCCCAGCCGGCGATTGATCACGACACGATCCTTCGGTATTTCCCACTTGTCCAGCGTGTTGACCGGTCCGGACGTTTGCGACAGCAGATCGATCCCGAGCTTCTGCAGATACTTGGCGGACGTTTGCATCTTCCGGTCGTACCGCACCTTCCAGAACAGGAAGGACGCCACCGACAGGATCAGTATGCTAATGATCGACACCATCGAGATGACGATCATCGTTACCTCGTCGCAGGAGATGCCAAAAATGCGCACGAAGCTCTCGAGCGCACACACCGGCGTACCATCGTCCGGGATGTGGCCGTCCCGCGTCATCCACACGATCGCGGACTCGTTCAGCACTAAATCACCCCCGAGCAGCTTGTAGTCCGGTTCGGAAATGTTGGGCGTAAAGTGGCCCACAATGTTAGCCGTCCCATTTACAAACTGCAGCACATTGACGATCGTGTACCGTGAGCCTGCCTCATTGAACTTGATCCTTCCGGTAACGCCCTGGAAGTCGGTTTCACGGATCAGCTCCATCAGCCGTTTGGTGGTGTGGCGCGAGTGCAAATCGCTAATATAGGAAGGATCTTCCCGGAGCAGTCGATCGAAGGCTAGTGCATACACCCAGACAGCATCGTACGCAAAGCCGGCGTAATCCGAGGCCATGTAGTTGTACTCGGACAGGGAGACGTTGTACGCCTGCTTCCAGTCCCGCACCGTAGCGCTTCGGTTCACGTCCAGGATGCTGTCGTCGTCGGCGTACGGGGCGTGCGAAAGGGAGAAGTGCCCGTTCATGGCGCGGAGCAGCTCGCTGTTGGTGCAGCCACGCGTCGTTCTGTTGGTAGAAGTTGGTGGTACGGCGGTGGCACCGTTTTCACCGCCCGGTACCTCCGAGCTGAAGTTCCACACGTTCGACAGCCAGATGGGCAGGAACCAGATGTATCCATTTTCGGCCGTCATCTGTGGAGGAGGAGGGACAAGAGATTAGTTGAGGTTAGTAGGAAGAATGGGAAGCAATTGGTTGCTATTATTTATGCTTTACCACACTGGGATCTACTCTGACGGGAGAACTAGAGCAATGTGGTggtttttgtggattttttccaTGATTTCACCCAATTTTTCGCTCATCAACACCTTCTAACCGTTATTCTAAGCATGACTCGTTCTACCATCTACGATCATTCCTATTCCTATTCCTATTATAGAACTTATTCCTATGATAGGTACATCAATCTTTAAGGGATTTGAACGAGTTCCTGGCCTCTACAAATCCGTCCCAAACCGTTCCAGGTCTCTATTTGTTTCGAGAAATTCTTCAAATTcggaaataaattattcttGAGAAGTGATTAGAGTAGTGTAAGGAACGTCAAAGTCCGGATAAGTTCTCTTAAGCCTGAGAGCTCCGAGAGCTACATTGAGCGTATGGAGTGTACGGAGCTACATACAGCTCTCGCCTAGTTTAGGTCTTTGATCAGAGACCCTCGCCTATTTGAAAAGAGCCACTTTATACAACGCTAGTAGTGCTGTGTACGgagtgcagcagcaaaacggaGACCCTCTGAGCTAGAGCTGAGCTCTGAGGATGaagaaatttgaaaattattttgaaatcaaTATAAACCGGTGTATTGAGAAAAAGTTAACAGAACAAACAAATGTATATAATGCCCTGCGGAGTAGccaataatgctaaaatgaaTGTACTGAGTTACATTGAGCGCAGGAAGATCTGTGCAGCATGCAGAGCTACAGAGACCTTTCGCCTTTTATCAACTTATTCCAGGTCTCTGTAAAAAGCTAAACGACGACTTCAGATGACTTGGTTGAGCTCTATCTAGATAAGCCTTTGCAGAGCTACAGATCATCAACCCGCTCCAGTAGATGAGCGATCAATAGTGCAAAGAACACTTCAAACGACTAATGATCATGTTATGAGCATGATGTTCACGATATCTTAACGATATGCGAAACATAGCGAACAAATGCTAATCAATTCTCATCCTCTTTGGAGAAGCAAAATGTATGCACCGCCAACAATGCTACTCCCTCTGCAGTCTGCAGTTCTGTATTCCAATTCTTACAAGTGGGCAGCTTCACACCTCTGTTCAAAACTGCCGCCTAACAGTCTACAACTGTTAGTGCATAAACtgtacaaaacaaagcaaaaggcTAAGTGGCGGTACCGGCCCCcttcaaaaaacaacacaattagCACGTACGATGGCGAATGTGTGTGACGACTTGGTGCAAGCAAATGCCGATAGTGAGCGGGGTCCAGTAGTCTAGCCAGCGGTGATACGCAGACAGTACAACCTCCTTCTCCCCCAAAAAGGGGCT
Proteins encoded:
- the LOC120959380 gene encoding uncharacterized protein LOC120959380, translating into MKALLKHLKIFPPKMTLAMRPGVRFRLFILLLLYASTIGTVSAFKQPLSKLRYLEHFQYECFPPEAKANLVPRFASSNQNDSISLQVSRRYTHQIVSRVYAILLREVLGYGNVKMVEYSDELPILEKERIRMFHTLEHLTSYGGEWPDPTIDLEVWLLSDYHYIPGEIREAGAIANPGRFGLFLPKALIRKEDNFPKPLIYTLFQEDSNNHRYYDFIKKFDISQPVLESIYRYAERKCDNDCDDYGMFVPTQCTQGVKCALVLAPHYEDTRFLVQHITEMNFQLKVIWLGDRLKLGIRQLMNTYGGDRKNGKKFLVFHWTPSEVINTRTMEYVPITMPRCEDMIASNDTGCKYEMTPLLKYYGKKFREADYAFNSLILTHFEEQSMQQIFDLYDAHEPEIMRVREEGDPDQTRVAEIYNQIACEWMQAQESTWMRWKPEDPKEEVYIGGIFPLTGMGPSYLGIAPAALLAQDHINGNGTILPNYELTVQQNDGQCRADTVMKSFISYYIQQTRMIGILGPACSETVEPIAGVSKHFRMAVISYSAEGAFLSDREKYPFFFRTIGENRQYEHVYAQLLQRMNWRRVAALTEDGQKATEYISYMETLLKERSIELISNKKFPRDRTDTEMNQYLLDLKSKSAKIIIADVDDKVARVIMCEAYKLEMTAENGYIWFLPIWLSNVWNFSSEVPGGENGATAVPPTSTNRTTRGCTNSELLRAMNGHFSLSHAPYADDDSILDVNRSATVRDWKQAYNVSLSEYNYMASDYAGFAYDAVWVYALAFDRLLREDPSYISDLHSRHTTKRLMELIRETDFQGVTGRIKFNEAGSRYTIVNVLQFVNGTANIVGHFTPNISEPDYKLLGGDLVLNESAIVWMTRDGHIPDDGTPVCALESFVRIFGISCDEVTMIVISMVSIISILILSVASFLFWKVRYDRKMQTSAKYLQKLGIDLLSQTSGPVNTLDKWEIPKDRVVINRRLGEGAFGTVYGGEAQIGDEGWTAVAVKTLKVGSTTEDKVDFLSEAEAMKRFDHNNIVRLLGVCLQSEPVYTVMEFMLYGDLKTYLLARRHLVNSKQSEDSDISNKRLTMMALDVSRALSYLAEQKYVHRDVACRNCMVNAQRVVKLGDFGMARPTFENDYYRFNRRGMLPVRWMAPESLGLGIFTPASDVWSYGVLLYEIITFGSFPFQGLTNNQVLEHLKNGNTITIPAGVKPQLEGLMKACWNQDYKKRPSASEVSEFISNYPRLLNPCLDVPLASVEMVDTGSDQFELLPGLRKYKDESQQPTADLLVGTQPMNDLNNGYNNVSIMSTGGAQRAHNRARAINLNDLNVATDFTTVNPMPPLDDYVEEEPAMARRQPFGGSSSTQRQTTSTNHLNVYNPIEPLLQRDTEVTKSNNSLLRYVPMFGFGKSKTVTIGGTTIVTGGAAGGGGTGAGRTVPPTTALHCTTSLGAMAGPSSPQSPTGSVLGMSGGTMIVNARSTSTTIL